ATTTGTAGACAAAATCCAGACGAAAATCGCTTACGAAAAATCCAATTATATGGAAATTTCAAATAAACTTAAAAGTAATGAGAAACTCTTTGAGGCCATTCCGGCAGTTAAACCCGCTGACGGCGTCGTTACTGCTCATGGCTTCGGAATGCGTAAACACCCTATACTCGGCGTAATGAGAATGCACGAGGGAATTGACATCGTCGTTGATGTCGGCACCCCTGTCTATGCACCGGGAAGCGGAACTATTGCATTCGTTGGTACAAAAGGCGGCTTCGGATTATGCATTGAAATAGATCACGGTTTTGGCTATAGAACAATTATGGGTCATCTTTCTGAAGCCTCGGTTACCATGGGACAGAAAGTTAACAGAGGGACTATGATAGCCAGAAGCGGTAATACCGGGTTGTCTACAGGACCCCACCTTCACTACGAGGTGCACCATAACGGACTGGCTCTTAACCCGGAGGACTTTTTCTTTGATGATTTGAACTTATTTAATTAAATTAAAAAAAACAAAATTTTTTCCGGAGTAAGGTATATGATTTGGACAGTGGAATTAGCTTCTTATTTAGATGATGCCCCATGGCCAGCTACAAAAGAAGAATTAATAGATTATGCCGAACGAATCGGCGCTCCCTTGGAAGTAATTGAGAACCTCCAGGAACTGGAGGACTCGGAAGAGCCTTACGAGACTATTGAGGATATCTGGCCCGATTATCCAAGCGACGAAGATTTCTTCTATAACGACGATGACGATATGATGTAAGATCACAGGCGCCTCTTGTAGGCGCCTTTTTCGATTAAGAATCCATATATGACTACATCTATCTTACATAGCGTAAAAGGGCAGAACGCCGCGGGCGATCTTTTGTACAAAATCTGCTCTTCTGATAAAATTCCCCATGCTTTCCTTTTTTCAGGCCCCGAAGGCGTTGGCAAACACTTTATGGCAGTTAAATTCCTCGAACTCCTTAACTCTTTACCCGGGGAGAACGGCTCGTCTAACCATGCCATTAAGGTCAGAAACCTCTCTGAACCTTTCGTCAAGTTCGTAATGCCTTTGCCCCGCGGGAAAAACGAAACAGGGGATAATACGCCGACTGAAAAACTGAGTGCCGAAGCGCTCGAACAGCTTAAGGAAGAGCTGGAAAAGAAGGTTAAAAATCCTTACTATAAAATCAGCCTGCCCGGCGCAAATACAATTAAAATCAGCAGCATCCGCGAAATTAAAAAATTCCAGTCGCTCACATACGAAGAGGCTAAGTACAGGGCGGTCATTATTTCAGATGCCCACCTGATGAACGATGAGGCCCAGAACGCTCTTCTGAAAAGCCTCGAGGAACCCCCGGAAGGAATGATCTTTATCCTTATTACACCATTTAAGAATGAACTCCTTCCTACAATCCTGTCCAGGTGCTGGACAGTCAATTTCGACCCCCTCAAAAGGGAAGACTTGTCACAGATTCTCCAGGAATACTTCGGAGTTGAAAAATCACTTTCAGACAGGATATCTGTTTTTTCAAACGGATCCCTTACTCACGCAAATACACTGATCGACCAGGACTTTGATTTCCTTATAGATAAAACGATAAATATACTGAGAAATTCACTGGCCTTAAAGTATAAAACGGCATTAAAAGATATCTCGTCCTTTACAGGCACAAACTCGGCTTCGCAGATGACTCTGCTCATCGAAATGATCATTACCTGGCTTAATGACGCCGGGAAGAGCAAGCTCGGACTTAAGGAATACCTCTTTAACGGCCACAGCGATACACTGGAGAAGTTTAACATGAGATTCTCCCGGGCGGCTATAGATGAGGTCGTTTTCAGACTCAGTGACCTGGCGCACTCAATAGACAATAATCTGAACTTGAATGTTATAGCGCTTAATATTATATTTGAACTGGCTTCAATAAGATATTCAGGTATAGGAAGTGCATAGTATGAGCTCAAGTGAAAATGAAAACGAAAATAAGGTAACACACAACTGCGATTCCGCCTGCGGCGGCCATTTGTTGTATAATAATATCCTTGTTCAGCAGCTTGAACACCACGTCAATATGAGCGGCTGCATGGCCTGCGGAGCCGAAGTCTCGGCATTTGTTCCCATGGATGACCGCAATATCGTTGAAGCACACTGCAATGGACTCCTTGGCACTTTTTACTGCCTGGTCCCAGATTCAATAACCGAAGAACTCCTGCCCGACGACCGCATAATTGTATCCTGCGAAGATACAGTTGAAATTGCTACTGTAAAAGAAGCCGGAGAATTCGTGAGGGTAAAAAGACAGAAATCAGGCCTCTACGGCGAACTCCTTCCGTGCATTATAAGAAAAGTTGACGCAAATGACTGCACTACGCTCGAAAAAAACAGCGCCGAAGAGCTGAGGGCTATGGATGTCTTTAAGGTTAAAGTCCAGAAATATAACCTCAGCATGAAACTCATAGACGTGCACTACCAGTTCGACAGAAATAAGCTTTACTTCTTTTATACTGCCGACGGCAGGGTCGATTTCCGCGAGCTGGCAAAGGACCTGGCAGCCAATTTCAAGACCCGTATCGAGCTCAGGCAGATCGGCGTCAGGGATGAGGCTAAAAGAGTCGGCGGAATCGGCACGTGCGGCAGGGAATTCTGCTGCAGCTCTTTCCTATGCAATTTTAAGAAAATTACCACACAGCTGGCTTCAGAGCAGAACCTGGCTTCCAATTTCTCTAAACTTAGCGGCCCCTGCGGCAAACTGAAATGCTGCCTTTCTTTTGAAAGCGAATCGCAAAACGGCAACCACAATAAAAACCAGGAACAGGCATAGCTTACTGAGGTTAATAGTTCTGTATTTTGCCGCTTTTCCAGTATTTTTTTGCTTTCCCATTCACATTTTTTCCTGCAATTTATCTTAATAAGAAATAAATTATATTTTCTGCAAACATTCTTAAAGAGGGTTAATTTATGGCAATTGAGAAAGTTTCTGTAGTCGGATCCGGAACAATGGGTAACGGAATAGCCCACGTCTTTGCATTAAAAGGATTTGACGTCTCTTTAATTGACGTTAAAGATGAATTTGTAAAGAAAGGAATGGACACCATTTCACGCAATATGGACCGCCAGGTAACGAAAGGATCCATAACAGGCGAAGAAAAAGAAGCTGCCTTGGGCCGCATTAAGCCTGTAGTCGACGTTGAAAACACTCCTGTGGACTCAGACCTCGTTATTGAAGCTGTTTATGAGAATAAGGAAGCTAAGTTATCTGTTTTTAATAAGTTAAGCAGTATTATGAAGCCTGAATGTATCTTTGCCTCAAATACTTCGTCAATATCTATAACAGAGCTTTCAAACGGGCACCGTCCGGAGAAATTTATAGGCATGCACTTTATGAACCCGGTCCCGATGATGCAGCTCGTAGAGATTATACGCGGTTACTCTACGACAGACGAGACATTCCAGGCCGTAAAGGATCTTGCGCTTAAACTGGGCAAGGTGCCGGTCGAAGTGTTCGATTATCCCGGATTTATATCCAACAGGGTCTTAATGCCAATGATAAATGAGGCCATATTTGCCTTATATGAGGGCGTAGCCTCAAAAGAAGACATAGACACCGTTATGAAGCTGGGGATGAATCATCCCATGGGGCCTTTGACACTGGCAGATTTCATCGGCCTCGACGTATGCCTGGCCATAATGAACGTTCTTTATGACGGCTTTAACGACAGCAAATACCGCCCATGTCCATTGCTTAAAAAGATGGTAGCCGCCAACAAACTCGGCCGCAAAACAGGCGAAGGCTTCTTTAAATATTAAGAACACCATCGGTGTCAGGAACCATTTCCTGACACCAATCGATCGCTGGAGGTGGCTTAACACTTAACAGGATTTGTTAATAAAGTTAACATTTTTTTTGTTAAGTGTTAAAATGGGGATTTTGAGAGAAAATGATAATTTGGGCTAAATACGAAGAAAATGACATAAGCCACTCCCCTCAAATCAAAAATCAAAAAGTCGTATAATGTATATTACGTAAACTTGGATGTAAACTAATTTTTTGCAAAATACCCTTTTGAGTTTAAAAGGACATAAACCTAATATACTTACGATCCAGTCTATTATTCTCTGTTGTATCTCTATAAATTAGATCGCGCATTTTATAAAGAGATTCTTTTTTAGTAATTCTTAACTCATAAGATCTGTGATTAGGATAAACTTTGGTCACTTGCAGATCATAAGACAAAAGTCTATGACGTAATTGGTAAATAAATTCTTTTGAGCCGGAAACAAATTTTGCCCTGCCATAACCATTATCTTTGTAAATGGAACCATCACCATCCCATAGGCCCCGGATGAAGTGCCATTCGAATTCCTCCGGAACTTGCGGATATTGAATCGTTAGACTTTTATTTGGTGTAACACCTAAACAAAGTAGATCATGGTACATTTCGTCATTATTAAGTGTAAGTATATAGAGTGAATCTATTATTCCATTATTTTTCCTGGCACTTATTCTGGCGTTAGTGCCCATAATGGACCTGATCTTTTCCAACAACTCCGGCTCTTTCTGAGAAATACTTAATCTGGAAGTATTGCACGTTGTTTTAAAGCCTTCACAATTAAACTTCGCCTCCGAAATATTGCCATCTGTAAATACTACTCCCAGTACATATGCCATATTTGCCGTCCAAGATTTAAAAAATGAAGTATCATAAACAACATGCTGCAACACAAGACCTGTTTTTGATGCGATAATTTTCTTTCTCAATAATGCCAGTTGTCTAGCGGCACTTTTTTCTCTAAATTGTATACCCAATTCCTTAATGCGTTTATTAACATATTGCCTGCTTCCACCCACGATCATAGCAATATCTGCCATAGACTTTTGTTCAATTACATATAATTGGTTCAAATAATCAAATGTCAACACATCTTTAATGCTTCCACGGACTTGAGATTTTCTGAATTTGTGCCTTTTTTCTGTCCGTTTTGCATAGCAGCGCACACATAAACCAAGAGCCTTATGGGGAAAGTCAGTAGAATGACATTCCCGACACTGATTAAATTTCATTGCCCACATGATGATTCTCTGTTACGAAATCGGGTATTATACTATACCATCCTACAAGCTTATTATTCACCCTATATTACCATTATAAAAATTTTGGACACTTTCAACAGCTTAATAGTATAACTACCTGGTACTACTTTGCAAATATGAACTTCTGTCTGGTGGGATTTAGGCCTGCTTCAACTTCTGTAACTGTGCGCGAGATGACTTCACCATCGGCGTGAATATAAACCGGCAGAGCCGTCTTTATACGCACGCTTTTGAACTTCCTTATCTCAATACCCGGTATGTCCCCGTGCTTTCCCCGTATCAGCTTCTGAAAGTCGCGTATAATCTGCCACACCGGCAGGCTTCCTATCAAACAGGCATCCAGATACCCGTCGTCCACCTCTGCCTCAGGATTCACTTTAAGGCCTCCGCCATAGGTCTTCCCGTTACTGACCGCAATTAAAAGCTTCCTGCCGGCTGCCTTATAACCGTCGTCAAACTCAGCCTCCGCGTCCATTACCTGGTACATAAATAAGGCCTGAATAACGGCTGAAATGTAAAGGGGTAACCCCTTAAAATACTTGTTCTTTTTAATCTGGTCTGAAACAATTGCATCAAAGCCGATCCCGGCGCTGTTGAGGAACCTTCTATAAATAAGATTCACCATCTTATTTTCTTTATACTTCAGGTATCCCGTATCCACTTCCCGCACAACACGGCTTTCCAGTATTACCCTTAAAGCCTCTTCCGGGTCCTTGCTTATACCCGCCGTCCTGGCAAAATCATTTCCTGAGCCTATCGGAATAACCCCAATAATGTTCTCAACGGAGCCGTCAAGCCCGTTAATAATTTCATTTAGTGTCCCGTCGCCTCCGGCAGCGCAGATCGTCTTAAAATCCTTCCTGTAAAGCTTTACGAGCTCTGTGGCGTGATGTGCTCTTTCGGTTTGTACTATTTCTGTATGGTTTGAATGACTGGCAAGAATGCGTGAGAGTTGAGGCAGGATCTTCCTGCCTCTTCCTTTACCCGCTTCAGGGTTAATTATAAAAAGTGTTTTCTCTTTCAAAACTTTTAGCACCCAATGGCGCGTTTGAAAATTGGCCTAACCGGCTGCCTGCTCGGTTGAGAAGAGCGCTGAGACGAAGCTCCCGGCATCAAAAGTCTGAAGGTCGTCAATCCCCTCTCCAACCCCTATATATTTAACCGGCACCTTCTGCTGGCTGCAGATCTGGAATACCACGCCGCCTTTTGCCGTCCCGTCAAGCTTCGTTATGATAAGCCCCGTAATATCCGTAACTTCACGGAATTTCTCGGCCTGAATGAGCGCGTTCTGCCCTGTATTGCCGTCAAGCACCAGGAAGGTCTCATTTGGAGCGTAATCCACAACTTTGCTCATAACCTTCTTTATCTTCTTCAGCTCTTCCATCAGGTTCGATTTCGTGTGGAGGCGCCCTGCCGTATCAATCAGCACAACGTCGGCATTCTTTCTTTTCGCAATATTCATCGTGTCAAAAGCTACAGCCGAGGGGTCGCTTCCCGTGGTGCTCTGTATAATTTCAACCCCGGCCCGCTTTGCCCATATCTCCAGCTGCTCATTGGCCGCAGCCCTGAACGTGTCGGCTGACCCTATTATAACGTTCAGGCCGGCTTTCCTGTAATTATGCGCAAGCTTTCCTATAGTGGTCGTTTTACCCGCACCGTTAACACCAATTACCAGAATAACATACGGCTTAAACTTATCCATGCGGTTGAACTCTGA
The nucleotide sequence above comes from Ignavibacteria bacterium. Encoded proteins:
- a CDS encoding M23 family metallopeptidase, translated to MNKFYYFSKTKLKLIEISNFYKKFLSLFILLVLVVSFLLFGGFLLINSFVNSDSEMSDLKSENKDLSRKLSEMASLYKKLNTSVDSLSKANSELRVAADLPPSSDEEKALGTGGGIFEKLFSKKHSGVDLDNLSEFVDKIQTKIAYEKSNYMEISNKLKSNEKLFEAIPAVKPADGVVTAHGFGMRKHPILGVMRMHEGIDIVVDVGTPVYAPGSGTIAFVGTKGGFGLCIEIDHGFGYRTIMGHLSEASVTMGQKVNRGTMIARSGNTGLSTGPHLHYEVHHNGLALNPEDFFFDDLNLFN
- a CDS encoding DUF2795 domain-containing protein; this encodes MIWTVELASYLDDAPWPATKEELIDYAERIGAPLEVIENLQELEDSEEPYETIEDIWPDYPSDEDFFYNDDDDMM
- a CDS encoding stage 0 sporulation protein, which encodes MDDRNIVEAHCNGLLGTFYCLVPDSITEELLPDDRIIVSCEDTVEIATVKEAGEFVRVKRQKSGLYGELLPCIIRKVDANDCTTLEKNSAEELRAMDVFKVKVQKYNLSMKLIDVHYQFDRNKLYFFYTADGRVDFRELAKDLAANFKTRIELRQIGVRDEAKRVGGIGTCGREFCCSSFLCNFKKITTQLASEQNLASNFSKLSGPCGKLKCCLSFESESQNGNHNKNQEQA
- a CDS encoding 3-hydroxybutyryl-CoA dehydrogenase — encoded protein: MEKVSVVGSGTMGNGIAHVFALKGFDVSLIDVKDEFVKKGMDTISRNMDRQVTKGSITGEEKEAALGRIKPVVDVENTPVDSDLVIEAVYENKEAKLSVFNKLSSIMKPECIFASNTSSISITELSNGHRPEKFIGMHFMNPVPMMQLVEIIRGYSTTDETFQAVKDLALKLGKVPVEVFDYPGFISNRVLMPMINEAIFALYEGVASKEDIDTVMKLGMNHPMGPLTLADFIGLDVCLAIMNVLYDGFNDSKYRPCPLLKKMVAANKLGRKTGEGFFKY
- a CDS encoding diacylglycerol kinase family lipid kinase, with translation MKEKTLFIINPEAGKGRGRKILPQLSRILASHSNHTEIVQTERAHHATELVKLYRKDFKTICAAGGDGTLNEIINGLDGSVENIIGVIPIGSGNDFARTAGISKDPEEALRVILESRVVREVDTGYLKYKENKMVNLIYRRFLNSAGIGFDAIVSDQIKKNKYFKGLPLYISAVIQALFMYQVMDAEAEFDDGYKAAGRKLLIAVSNGKTYGGGLKVNPEAEVDDGYLDACLIGSLPVWQIIRDFQKLIRGKHGDIPGIEIRKFKSVRIKTALPVYIHADGEVISRTVTEVEAGLNPTRQKFIFAK
- the ftsY gene encoding signal recognition particle-docking protein FtsY, whose protein sequence is MNLFKNINFDKLKDGLSKTRDKIVTKINETITGKAKLDDELLDEIEEILITSDIGYDVAIKIIENTRVRLKVEKDRSKLNVIDAIKEELEKLLNSYDTNSEFNRMDKFKPYVILVIGVNGAGKTTTIGKLAHNYRKAGLNVIIGSADTFRAAANEQLEIWAKRAGVEIIQSTTGSDPSAVAFDTMNIAKRKNADVVLIDTAGRLHTKSNLMEELKKIKKVMSKVVDYAPNETFLVLDGNTGQNALIQAEKFREVTDITGLIITKLDGTAKGGVVFQICSQQKVPVKYIGVGEGIDDLQTFDAGSFVSALFSTEQAAG